One genomic window of Camelina sativa cultivar DH55 chromosome 5, Cs, whole genome shotgun sequence includes the following:
- the LOC104788688 gene encoding protein transport protein SEC31 homolog B isoform X4, which translates to MACIKGVGRSASIALSPDAPYMAAGTMAGAVDLSFSSSANLEIFKLDFQSDDRDLPLVGEIPSSERFNRLAWGKSGSGSEEFSLGLIAGGLVDGNIDLWNPLSLIGSQSSESALVGHLSVHKGPVRGLDFNVNNANLLASGADDGEICIWDLVKPSEPSHFPILKGNGSASQGEISFISWNRKVQQILASTSYNGNTVIWDLRKQKPIIHFADSVRRRCSVLQWNPDIATQIIVASDDDSSPSFKLWDMRNILEPVHEFIGHQRGVIAMEWCPSDSSYLLTCAKDNRTICWDTNTAEIVAELPAGSNWNFDVHWYPKIPGVISASSFDGKIGIYNIEGCSRYGAEENNFATAPLRAPKWYKRPVGASFGFGGKLVSCHAKAPPPKGASSILSEVFLHSLVTEQSLVSRTSEFEAAIENGDKTSLRGLCEKKSEETESEEEKETWGLLKIMFEEEEISRTKLISHLGFTLPIEEKDQAVNGLSSDLNGIRLEDTVAHALEPEDSNEAAAFAMDNGEDFFNNFPAKPDTPVSTSAKEFMPPDTDFSVKGEETQEVQEEEEESSDPVFDNAIQRALVVGDYKEAVDQCISANKMADALVIAHVGGTELWESTREKYLKTSSAPYMKVVSAMVNNDLRSLIYTRSHKFWKETLALLCTFAQGEQWTTLCDALASKLMAAGNTLAAVLCYICAGNVDRTVEIWSRSLANERDGRSYAELLQDLMEKTLVLALATGNKRFSASLCKLFESYAEILASQGLLTTAMKYLKVLDSGGLSPELSILRDRISMSAEPETDPAASVNTQPQSTVPYNQESTQAQPNVLANQYDNQYQQPYTDSYNPYVPQASHPPMQQPTMFMPHQAQPAPQPSFTPASNAQPSMRTTFVPSTPPALKNADQYQQPTMSSHTFTGPSHNAYPAPPGHGPYAPSGPSQFGQYPNPQMPQVNAPAPGSIGFTPMATPGGVAPRSVQPASPPTQQAAPTPAAPPPTVQTADTSNVPAHQKPVIATLTRLFNETSEALGGARANPAKKREIEDNSKKLGALFVKLNSGDISKNAADKLAQLCQALDSNDFSAALQIQVLLTTKEWDECNFWLATLKRMIKTRQNVR; encoded by the exons ATGGCTTGCATCAAGGGGGTGGGCAGATCCGCCTCCATCGCCCTGTCTCCCGACGCTCCTTACATGGCCGCCGGAACCATGGCCGGAGCCGTGGATCTCTCCTTTAGCTCATCCGCCAATCTCGAGATCTTTAAGCTCGACTTTCAGTCTGACGATCGCGACTTGCCTCTCGTTGGGGAAATCCCCAGCTCCGAGCGCTTCAATAGACTCGCCTGGGGTAAAAGCGGATCTGGATCCGAGGAATTCTCCCTTGGTCTTATTGCCGGCGGCCTTGTCGACGGAAATATAGATCTATGGAATCCTCTTTCTTTGATCGG CTCCCAGTCCAGTGAAAGTGCACTCGTTGGACATCTTTCAGTTCACAAAGGCCCT gttcgtGGTCTTGATTTTAATGTTAACAACGCAAACCTTCTTGCTTCTGGGGCTGATGATGGTGAAATTTGCATTTGGGACTTAGTAAAGCCTTCAGAGCCCTCTCATTTTCCAATTCTCAAG GGTAATGGTTCTGCTTCACAAGGTGAAATCTCCTTTATTTCCTGGAATAGAAAAGTTCAACAGATATTAGCTTCTACCTCATACAATGGGAATACTG TTATATGGGACTTGAGGAAGCAGAAGCCTATAATTCA CTTTGCAGATTCAGTTCGACGCCGGTGCTCTGTTTTACAGTGGAACCCTGACATTGCTACTCAGATAATTGTTGCATCAGATGACGACAGTTCGCCTAGTTTTAAG CTCTGGGACATGAGGAATATACTGGAACCTGTGCACGAGTTTATTGGGCACCAAAGAG GGGTAATTGCAATGGAGTGGTGTCCAAGTGACAGCTCATATCTTCTTACCTGTGCTAAGGACAACCGAACGATATGCTGGGACACAAATACAGCAGAG ATTGTGGCTGAGTTACCTGCTGGCAGCAATTGGAATTTTGATGTTCATTGGTACCCAAAGATACCTGGAGTTATATCAGCATCTTCATTTGATGGGAAAATTGGCATCTACAACATCGAG GGTTGCAGTCGCTATGGTGCTGAAGAGAATAATTTTGCTACTG CTCCTTTAAGAGCACCAAAATGGTATAAGCGTCCGGTTGGTGCATCTTTTGGATTTGGGGGAAAGCTTGTATCGTGTCATGCTAAGGCTCCTCCTCCTAAGGGTGCTTCGAGTATTCTATCTGAG GTTTTTTTGCACAGCCTGGTAACAGAACAGAGTTTGGTGAGTCGAACTTCTGAATTTGAAGCTgcaatagaaaatggagataagaCCTCTCTAAGAGGTTTGTGCGAGAAGAAATCTGAAGAGACTGA ATccgaagaggagaaagagacaTGGGGATTGCTGAAAATCATgtttgaagaggaagaaatttCAAGGACAAAGTTGATCAGCCATCTTGGCTTTACTTTGCCTATTGAGGAGAAGGATCAGGCAGTAAATGGGCTCTCCTCAGATCTGAATGGCATAAGGTTAGAGGATACTGTGGCGCATGCACTGGAGCCTGAGGACAGTAACGAGGCAGCTGCATTTGCTATGGACAATGGAGAAGACTTCTTCAACAACTTTCCCGCTAAACCGGATACACCCGTATCTACATCTGCCAAAGAATTTATGCCCCCTGACACAGATTTTTCTGTCAAAGGAGAAGAAACTCAAGAAgtgcaagaagaagaggaagaaagttCTGACCCAGTATTTGATAATGCCATCCAGCGTGCTTTGGTTGTTGGAGATTACAAGGAGGCGGTGGATCAGTGTATATCTGCAAATAAGATGGCCGATGCTTTAGTTATTGCTCATGTTGGTGGTACAGAATTGTGGGAGAGTACTCGTGAGAAATATTTGAAGACAAGCAGTGCGCCTTACATGAAG GTTGTTTCTGCGATGGTGAACAATGATCTCAGGAGCCTTATCTATACAAGGTCACATAAGTTCTGGAAAGAGACTCTTGCTCTCCTCTGTACT TTTGCACAAGGAGAACAATGGACCACACTGTGTGATGCCCTTGCCTCAAAGTTGATGGCTGCGGGTAACACTTTGGCTGCAGTTCTGTGCTACATTTGCGCTGGCAATGTTGACAGAACAGTAGAAATTTGGTCAAGGAGCCTTGCAAATGAGCGGGATGGAAGATCTTATGCTGAGCTTCTTCAA GATCTTATGGAGAAGACTCTTGTCCTTGCTTTGGCAACTGGCAACAAAAGGTTCAGCGCATCTCTATGTAAACTCTTTGAGAGTTATGCTGAGATACTGGCCAGCCAAGGGCTTCTTACAACGGCAATGAAGTACTTAAAAGTTCTGGATTCTGGTGGCTTGTCACCTGAACTTTCTATATTACGTGATCGTATTTCTATGTCTGCAGAACCTG AGACTGACCCTGCTGCTTCAGTAAACACTCAGCCTCAAAGCACCGTGCCATATAAtcag GAGTCAACTCAGGCGCAACCAAACGTTCTTGCTAACCAATATGATAATCAGTATCAGCAACCATACACGGATTCATATAACCCATACGTCCCTCAAGCTTCACATCCACCCATGCAGCAACCTACTATGTTTATGCCTCACCAAGCTCAGCCAGCTCCGCAG CCATCTTTTACTCCTGCAAGCAATGCTCAGCCATCTATGAGAACTACTTTTGTTCCTTCAACCCCCCCTGCACTGAAGAATGCAGACCAATATCAGCAGCCAACCATGAGTTCTCATACGTTCACG GGACCATCTCACAATGCATACCCTGCTCCCCCGGGTCATGGTCCATATGCACCTTCTGGCCCTTCACAATTTGGGCAATATCCTAACCCTCAAATGCCCCAAGTTAATGCTCCAGCACCTGGATCCATAGGATTTACGCCCATGGCAACTCCAGGAGGAGTTGCTCCAAGATCTGTGCAACCAGCAAGTCCTCCAACACAGCAGGCAGCCCCTACACCTGCAGCTCCGCCACCAACTGTTCAAACTGCAGATACTTCCAACGTTCCAG CCCACCAGAAACCTGTGATAGCAACGTTGACTAGGCTTTTCAATGAGACATCGGAAGCACTGGGAGGTGCACGTGCGAATCCTGCCAAGAAGCGTGAGATAGAAGACAACTCAAAAAAATTAGGTGCTCTGTTTGTGAAACTCAATAGCGGAGATATCTCCAAGAATGCTGCCGACAAACTTGCACAGCTTTGTCAAGCTCTGGACAGCAATGACTTCAGCGCAGCCCTTCAAATACAG GTCCTTCTGACGACCAAGGAATGGGACGAATGCAACTTCTGGCTGGCAACACTAAAGCGAATGATCAAGACCAGGCAAAATGTGCGgtga